In Rana temporaria chromosome 3, aRanTem1.1, whole genome shotgun sequence, a single window of DNA contains:
- the SEMA6D gene encoding semaphorin-6D isoform X4 yields the protein MRLCGLLAGKVLVMVSLVYAVSFPEDDEPINFIDYHYSRQYPVFRGRPSGNESQHSLDFQLMLKIRDTLYVAGRDQVYAVNLNEVHKTEITPSRKLTWRSGQADRKNCAMKGKHKDECHNYIKVFVPRNDEMIFVCGTNAYNPMCRYYRLSTLEYDGEEISGLARCPFDARQTNVALFADGKLYSATMADFQASDAVIYRSMGDGFALRTIKYDSKWLKEPHFLHAIEYGSYIYFFFREIAVEHNNLGKAVHSRVARICKNDLGGSQRVLEKHWTSFVKARLNCSVPGDSFFYFDVLQSITDIIEINGIPTVVGVFTTQLNSIPGSAVCAFTMDDIEKAFRARFKEQKTPDSVWTAVPEDKVPKPRPGCCARHGFAEGYRSSTEFPDETLAFIKSHPLMDSAVPSISEEPWFTKTRVRYRLTAVAVDHLAGPYLNYTVIFVGSEAGIVLKILAKTNPFSLNDSVLLEEIDAYNRAKCYGGNEEDRRVVSLQMDKDHHSLFVAFSGCIVRLPLSRCDRYGSCKKSCISSRDPYCGWLNHETCGRVKPGMFFGYEQDVEHGNTAQLGDCHGVRWEVHSGESNQMVHMNVLITCVLAAFVLGAFIAGVIVYCHREMFARKNRKIHKDAESAQSCTDSSGSFAKLNGLFDSPVKEYQQSIDSPKHYTNILTSRKELPHSGETKVIMMDVQGQPPELAALPTPESTPVLQQKSLQPIKNQWEKVQNNLNISRKETPLKSPQFFPSSPPPHSPLAHGQIPSAVVLPNATHDYNTSFSNSNAHKSDKKLHNLEHSLVKQPSKRDHRRSVDSRNTLNDFLKHLNESAGNPKAMMADIQVAHQNTHQTPHQTLMLDTMGNMSEIPPKVPNREASLYSPSSTLPRNSPTKRVDVPSTPNGQMSSLESQRSYHKNSSQRHSISAMPKTMNSPNGVLISRQPSVNRGGYMPPSPNPRMDYMQGTPVIVHQQTSLSRQSSYTGHGTLPRMGIKRTTSIKPDVPPKPSFAPQTTTVRHLNKYSY from the exons AGATCAAGTTTATGCCGTAAATTTAAATGAAGTGCACAAGACTGAAATTACACCAAGCAGA AAGTTGACGTGGAGATCGGGTCAAGCAGACCGAAAGAATTGTGCAATGAAAGGCAAACACAAG GATGAATGCCATAACTACATCAAGGTTTTTGTTCCAAGAAATGACGAGATGATCTTTGTCTGTGGTACAAACGCCTACAATCCCATGTGCAGATACTACAGG TTAAGTACTTTAGAATATGATGGGGAAGAAATTAGTGGCTTGGCAAGGTGCCCTTTTGACGCTAGACAAACCAATGTGGCTCTTTTTGCTG ATGGGAAGTTATACTCGGCTACCATGGCAGACTTCCAAGCCAGTGACGCCGTGATCTATCGGAGCATGGGGGATGGATTTGCTCTGAGGACAATTAAATATGACTCCAAGTGGCTAAAAG AGCCGCATTTTCTGCACGCGATAGAGTACGGAAGTTACATTTACTTCTTCTTTCGAGAGATTGCTGTGGAGCATAACAATTTGGGCAAG GCTGTACATTCCCGTGTAGCCCGCATATGTAAAAACGACCTAGGGGGATCACAGAGAGTCCTGGAGAAACACTGGACATCATTTGTAAAGGCAAGGCTCAACTGCTCTGTTCCAGGGGATTCTTTCTTCTACTTTGATGTTCTGCAGTCTATAACTGACATAATAGAAATCAATGGAATTCCCACTGTTGTTGGAGTGTTTACTACACAGCTTAATAG TATACCAGGTTCCGCGGTTTGCGCTTTTACGATGGATGACATTGAGAAGGCTTTCAGAGCAAGATTTAAAGAACAAAAGACTCCAGACTCTGTTTGGACAGCTGTACCTGAAGACAAAGTACCAAAACCAAG GCCTGGTTGCTGTGCAAGACATGGCTTTGCTGAAGGTTATAGGTCTTCTACTGAATTTCCAGATGAAACTCTGGCTTTTATCAAGTCCCATCCCTTGATGGACTCTGCAGTCCCTTCTATCAGCGAAGAGCCTTGGTTCACAAAAACCCGTGTCAG GTACAGATTGACAGCTGTTGCAGTTGACCATCTCGCTGGCCCCTACCTTAACTACACAGTTATATTTGTGGGCTCAGAAGCTGGGATTGTTCTAAAGATCTTAGCCAAGACTAATCCATTTTCTCTGAatgacagtgtattactggaagAAATTGATGCTTACAACCGTGCAAA ATGTTATGGAGGCAATGAAGAAGACCGAAGGGTCGTGTCTCTGCAAATGGATAAAGACCACCACTCCTTATTTGTAGCTTTTTCAGGATGCATTGTTCGTCTGCCTCTAAGCCGCTGTGATCGATATGGCTCATGCAAAAA GTCTTGCATCAGTTCAAGAGATCCTTATTGCGGTTGGCTAAACCATGAAACCTGTGGCAGAGTCAAACCTGGCATGTT TTTTGGTTATGAGCAGGATGTGGAACATGGTAACACGGCACAGCTTGGAGACTGCCATG gtGTAAGGTGGGAAGTACACTCGGGAGAATCAAATCAAATGGTGCATATGAATGTGCTGATCACTTGTGTCCTGGCCGCATTTGTTCTTGGAGCTTTCATTGCTGGAGTTATTGTCTACTGCCACCGGGAAATGTTTGCacgaaaaaacagaaaaatacatAAGGATGCTGAGTCTGCCCAATCATGTACTGACTCCAGTGGAAGCTTTGCCAAACTTAATGGTTTGTTTGACAGCCCTGTTAAGGAATACCAACAAAGTATTGATTCGCCTAAACATTATACTAATATACTTACTAGTAGAAAGGAACTTCCACACAGTGGTGAAACCAAGGTCATCATGATGGATGTTCAAGGACAGCCACCTGAACTAGCTGCACTTCCGACGCCTGAATCAACACCAGTGCTTCAGCAAAAGAGCTTACAGCCCATCAAAAACCAGTGGGAAAAAGttcaaaataatttaaatatttcaCGTAAAGAAACCCCTCTTAAAAGTCCACAGTTTTTTCCTTCAAGccctccccctcactctcctcTTGCTCACGGACAAATCCCAAGTGCAGTTGTTCTTCCAAATGCCACCCATGATTACAATACTTCTTTTTCTAATTCCAATGCACACAAATCGGACAAAAAGCTTCATAACCTTGAGCATTCTTTGGTTAAACAGCCAAGTAAAAGAGATCATCGACGTTCTGTGGATTCCAGAAATACGCTGAACGACTTTCTAAAACATCTGAATGAATCTGCGGGGAACCCCAAAGCTATGATGGCAGATATACAAGTAGCTCATCAGAATACCCACCAGACGCCACATCAGACACTGATGCTTGACACTATGGGAAATATGTCTGAAATTCCACCTAAAGTTCCAAATAGGGAGGCATCCTTGTACTCCCCCTCTTCAACTCTTCCACGAAATAGCCCAACAAAACGGGTGGATGTGCCTTCTACCCCAAATGGACAAATGTCATCTTTAGAATCACAAAGAAGTTACCATAAAAACTCTTCCCAGAGGCATTCAATATCAGCTATGCCCAAAACTATGAACTCACCAAATGGTGTCTTGATTTCCAGACAACCTAGTGTTAATAGAGGCGGATATATGCCTCCAAGTCCTAATCCAAGGATGGActacatgcaaggaacacctgtTATAGTTCATCAACAGACTTCCTTATCACGACAAAGCAGCTATACGGGACATGGAACTCTCCCTCGTATGGGAATTAAGAGGACAACTTCAATAAAGCCTGACGTGCCACCAAAACCCTCATTTGCCCCACAAACTACAACAGTTAGACATCTAAATAAATATAGCTACTGA